From one Candidatus Chlorobium masyuteum genomic stretch:
- the gltA gene encoding NADPH-dependent glutamate synthase, translating into MDAQHITKKERMAIPRQEMPAQNPDVRNKNFMEVNLGYTAELAQEEALRCIQCKDAPCIKGCPVNIKIDQFIKLIAEGDFTGAARKIKEDNVLPAICGRVCPQEDQCEKECVVGRKNKPVAIGNLERFAADYERESGSVELPKVQPSTGKKVAVIGSGPAGLSCANDLIQLGHAVTVFEALHELGGVLMYGIPEFRLPKTIVQGELEGLKKLGVNFVTNTVAGRTVTIDELLKEEDFDAIFIGVGAGLPWFMGIPGENLLGVYSANEFLTRVNLMKSYQFPDNDTPVFNCKGKNVAVFGGGNTAMDAVRTAKRLGAEHAYIVYRRSEAEMPARKEEIHHAREEGIEFLLLMNPLEFIGNEAQWLTGAKCLKMELGEPDESGRRKPVPIKDSEFILPIDMAIISIGNGSNPLINQTTPDIAVSKRDTIVVDINTMATSKESVYAGGDIVTGGATVILAMGAGRTAAKAIHEKLTR; encoded by the coding sequence ATGGACGCACAGCATATCACAAAAAAAGAACGCATGGCAATCCCCCGTCAGGAGATGCCGGCGCAGAATCCTGACGTTCGCAACAAGAACTTCATGGAGGTCAATCTTGGCTATACCGCTGAACTGGCTCAAGAGGAGGCGCTTCGATGTATTCAGTGCAAGGATGCCCCCTGCATCAAGGGGTGCCCCGTCAACATCAAGATTGATCAGTTCATCAAACTGATCGCCGAGGGTGATTTCACCGGCGCAGCCCGAAAGATCAAGGAGGACAATGTCCTGCCGGCTATCTGCGGCAGAGTCTGCCCCCAGGAGGACCAGTGTGAAAAAGAGTGCGTGGTCGGCAGAAAAAACAAACCTGTCGCCATCGGCAACCTTGAACGCTTCGCGGCCGATTACGAGCGTGAGAGCGGAAGTGTGGAGCTGCCGAAAGTACAACCATCAACCGGAAAAAAAGTAGCCGTTATCGGAAGCGGACCTGCCGGCCTGAGCTGTGCCAATGACCTTATACAGCTGGGCCATGCCGTGACGGTTTTTGAAGCGCTGCATGAACTTGGCGGTGTTCTGATGTATGGCATTCCTGAATTCCGCCTTCCCAAAACCATCGTTCAGGGTGAACTTGAAGGGCTGAAAAAACTCGGTGTCAATTTTGTAACCAATACCGTTGCAGGCCGGACCGTTACCATTGACGAGCTCCTCAAAGAGGAGGACTTTGATGCAATATTTATCGGCGTCGGTGCAGGTCTCCCCTGGTTTATGGGTATTCCCGGTGAAAATCTGCTCGGGGTCTATTCCGCCAATGAGTTCCTCACCAGGGTCAACCTGATGAAGTCCTATCAGTTCCCCGACAATGACACCCCGGTATTCAACTGCAAAGGGAAAAATGTTGCCGTGTTCGGAGGCGGAAATACCGCCATGGATGCCGTACGCACAGCCAAACGTCTCGGGGCTGAGCATGCCTATATCGTCTACCGCCGCTCGGAAGCAGAAATGCCCGCCCGAAAGGAGGAGATTCATCATGCACGCGAAGAGGGCATAGAGTTCCTGCTTCTCATGAATCCTCTTGAATTTATCGGCAATGAGGCGCAGTGGCTTACCGGTGCAAAATGCCTGAAAATGGAACTGGGAGAGCCGGACGAATCCGGACGTCGTAAACCGGTGCCGATAAAGGATTCCGAGTTTATTCTCCCGATTGATATGGCAATTATCTCGATCGGCAATGGTTCCAATCCGCTGATCAACCAGACAACACCGGATATAGCGGTCAGCAAGCGCGATACCATTGTGGTCGATATCAACACGATGGCAACCTCCAAGGAGAGTGTCTACGCCGGCGGAGACATTGTAACCGGGGGAGCAACCGTCATCCTTGCCATGGGTGCAGGACGGACTGCCGCCAAAGCAATTCACGAAAAGCTGACCCGATAA
- the nikR gene encoding nickel-responsive transcriptional regulator NikR produces MSELYRFGVSLEKALIDTFDRHIEAQHYKSRSEALRDLIREELIRKQWTEGGTVAGAIVMTYDHHKRELVNLLLDIQHDFQETIISTQHVHLDHHHCLEIIAVKGRAADVEKLATTLKVQVGVKHLSLSISSSTD; encoded by the coding sequence ATGAGCGAACTCTACAGATTCGGTGTCTCCCTTGAAAAAGCACTGATCGACACGTTCGACCGCCATATTGAGGCACAGCACTATAAAAGCCGCTCTGAAGCACTCAGAGATCTTATCCGTGAAGAGCTCATAAGAAAACAGTGGACCGAAGGAGGCACGGTTGCCGGCGCCATTGTCATGACCTATGACCATCACAAACGTGAACTGGTCAATCTTCTGCTTGACATCCAGCATGACTTTCAGGAGACCATCATCTCTACCCAGCACGTTCACCTTGATCATCATCACTGCCTTGAAATTATTGCGGTAAAAGGTAGGGCTGCGGATGTTGAAAAACTTGCCACAACACTCAAGGTACAGGTCGGAGTAAAGCATCTCAGCCTGAGCATCTCTTCATCGACTGACTGA
- a CDS encoding transporter produces MLKITVSFFLLLLLSANAYAAHPLITDDTDTQGRGKFQIEINTGFAADNRNGGTEKEQSTDANTALSFGVADNIDLIAALPQKWLLISVNGSTAQDERGIGDMTIEMKWRFLEDETTGLRLALKPGFSLPTGNAEKGLGSGARSESLTLMATREGRLGALHCNLGYSRNETDDDNTRNNIWHASVATEINVMGDLRAVLNTGIETNEEKGSATHPAFLLGGVIYAVSENLDLDLGLKCALNKAETDRTFLVGLASRF; encoded by the coding sequence ATGCTGAAAATAACCGTTTCTTTTTTTCTCCTGCTGCTGCTTTCCGCAAATGCCTACGCCGCGCATCCGCTCATCACCGATGATACCGATACCCAGGGCAGAGGGAAATTCCAGATTGAAATCAACACGGGTTTCGCTGCCGACAACCGGAACGGCGGCACAGAAAAAGAACAGAGCACCGATGCAAATACCGCTCTCTCCTTCGGAGTTGCCGACAATATTGATCTGATCGCAGCTCTGCCCCAAAAGTGGCTTTTGATTAGCGTGAATGGTAGTACAGCACAGGATGAACGCGGCATCGGGGATATGACAATCGAAATGAAATGGCGTTTTCTTGAAGATGAGACAACCGGCTTACGCCTTGCATTGAAACCGGGCTTTTCGCTTCCGACCGGCAATGCAGAGAAAGGGCTTGGAAGCGGAGCGCGCAGTGAGAGCCTGACACTGATGGCAACCCGTGAAGGCCGGCTCGGAGCCCTGCACTGCAATCTTGGCTACAGCCGCAATGAAACCGATGACGACAACACAAGAAACAATATCTGGCATGCATCGGTCGCAACCGAAATCAATGTCATGGGAGATCTTCGGGCCGTTCTGAACACCGGCATTGAAACGAATGAAGAGAAGGGATCAGCAACACATCCGGCATTCCTTCTTGGAGGAGTGATTTACGCTGTTTCAGAAAATCTTGATCTTGACCTTGGCCTGAAATGCGCGCTCAATAAGGCGGAAACCGACAGGACTTTTCTTGTAGGGCTTGCATCCCGGTTTTGA
- a CDS encoding energy-coupling factor ABC transporter permease, protein MHMSDALLSPVVGGTFWMASGALIGYSAKKIKEENDNGKTALMGVLGAFVFAAQMINFTIPGTGSSGHLGGGLLLAVLLGPYRAFITLTSVLIIQCLFFADGGLLALGSNIFNLAFVPAFIAFPFIYRVIAKGAASPGKLAAASMTAATAALLTGALFVVLQTLLSGITELPFRTFALFMLPIHLAIGMVEGLVTWGVLVFIARTEPALLISAKTAIHPRAALALFAVLALLVGGVLSWFASPQPDGLEWSIAKVSGSKELRPEGEPLHQALAAFQEKIAFLPDYDFKSAPESLTGKESPVNPGSTLSGIVGSLSALAAAGTAGLILGRKRTEAEHL, encoded by the coding sequence ATGCACATGTCTGACGCACTCCTCTCTCCTGTTGTCGGCGGCACATTCTGGATGGCAAGCGGGGCGCTCATCGGCTATTCGGCAAAAAAAATCAAAGAAGAGAACGACAACGGCAAAACAGCGCTCATGGGAGTACTCGGCGCATTTGTTTTTGCAGCACAGATGATCAACTTCACCATTCCGGGCACTGGTTCCAGCGGACACCTTGGCGGAGGCCTGCTTCTTGCCGTATTGCTCGGTCCATACCGGGCATTTATAACACTTACCTCGGTACTCATCATTCAGTGCCTCTTTTTTGCTGACGGCGGTCTTTTGGCTCTGGGCTCCAATATTTTCAACCTGGCCTTTGTTCCTGCTTTTATTGCCTTTCCTTTTATTTATCGAGTCATAGCAAAAGGCGCTGCATCTCCGGGTAAACTTGCTGCCGCCAGCATGACGGCCGCCACCGCGGCTCTTTTGACGGGAGCACTCTTTGTTGTGCTGCAAACACTCCTTTCAGGCATAACAGAACTGCCGTTCCGCACATTTGCCCTCTTCATGCTGCCGATCCATCTGGCTATCGGTATGGTCGAAGGTCTGGTAACCTGGGGAGTACTCGTTTTCATTGCGCGCACCGAACCGGCACTGCTTATTTCCGCAAAAACAGCCATTCATCCCCGTGCTGCTTTGGCACTCTTTGCCGTTCTTGCGCTCCTCGTCGGAGGGGTACTCTCCTGGTTTGCCTCACCGCAACCCGACGGTCTTGAATGGTCAATAGCGAAAGTATCGGGCTCCAAAGAGCTAAGACCGGAAGGCGAACCTCTGCATCAAGCTCTGGCTGCTTTTCAAGAAAAGATCGCATTTCTGCCTGATTACGACTTCAAATCCGCCCCGGAATCCCTCACGGGCAAAGAATCACCCGTCAATCCAGGCTCCACTCTCTCCGGGATCGTCGGCTCTCTCTCTGCCCTTGCTGCTGCCGGTACCGCTGGTCTTATACTGGGCAGAAAACGAACGGAAGCGGAACACCTGTGA
- a CDS encoding energy-coupling factor transporter transmembrane component T: MHSRLPSIAPAERKTATPLSPFLGSDRSALLVTALFVLSLLSVPKFNITGVIAFGTFPLFLISAAKLQAGAIVKRLLFISPFVLFMAAGNLFLDRNPVMLIGKIPISGGMISGTVIVAKTIISVAGLLSVTLCIPFYRICRALEALQVPDVLITQLILLDRYRSVLHEEAQAMQKARDIRSFGRRGKGLFRTAPLLGSLLLRTTNRAERLYRSMSARGFDGRLVNRSAENMSPGEWKTVGLWTLCFLALRLIF; encoded by the coding sequence ATGCACTCCCGGCTCCCTTCCATTGCTCCTGCTGAGCGTAAAACAGCAACTCCGCTCTCTCCATTCCTCGGTAGTGACCGCTCTGCTCTTCTGGTGACCGCTCTCTTTGTTCTCTCTCTGCTTTCGGTTCCAAAATTCAACATCACGGGAGTCATTGCATTCGGGACCTTTCCGCTTTTTCTCATAAGCGCAGCAAAGCTTCAGGCTGGAGCGATAGTGAAACGGCTGCTTTTCATCTCGCCCTTCGTACTTTTTATGGCTGCCGGAAACCTCTTTCTGGACCGAAACCCCGTCATGCTGATCGGGAAAATACCCATCAGCGGAGGGATGATTTCCGGAACAGTGATCGTAGCAAAAACCATTATTTCTGTAGCAGGATTGCTTTCCGTTACCCTCTGCATTCCGTTTTACCGGATCTGCCGCGCCCTTGAAGCGCTTCAAGTTCCCGATGTCCTGATAACACAGCTGATACTGCTCGACCGTTACCGCTCCGTGTTGCATGAAGAGGCTCAGGCTATGCAGAAGGCAAGGGATATCCGCTCGTTCGGCAGGAGAGGAAAAGGACTCTTTCGAACAGCTCCTCTCCTTGGATCATTGCTGTTAAGAACGACAAACCGTGCCGAAAGGCTTTACCGCAGCATGAGTGCAAGGGGTTTCGATGGACGACTGGTAAACCGTTCGGCTGAAAACATGAGCCCTGGAGAGTGGAAAACAGTTGGACTCTGGACGCTCTGCTTCCTTGCGCTGCGCCTGATCTTTTAA
- a CDS encoding energy-coupling factor ABC transporter ATP-binding protein, whose amino-acid sequence MIFIERLSFSWPDGTKAIDNVNLAITEGSAVGIVGANGAGKSTLVNHLNGYYMPMEGSISIGGVRVSRKNLDRIHKMVGLLFQNPDDQLFTARLYDDVAFGPENLGMNRRDIAILAEEVLRELNLWELRDKPPAHLSQGQKRFASFATVLVMKPDVIVMDEPTSDLDPKNRRKLINLVNSLGITKITVSHDLDFIWDTCERVCIMNNGCIAADGPTREILSNRTLLEANNLELPLRLQGL is encoded by the coding sequence ATGATCTTCATTGAAAGGCTCTCTTTCTCCTGGCCTGACGGAACAAAAGCAATTGACAACGTCAACCTTGCCATAACCGAAGGGAGCGCTGTCGGTATTGTGGGAGCAAACGGAGCCGGAAAATCGACACTGGTCAATCACCTGAACGGTTACTACATGCCCATGGAGGGTTCCATTTCAATTGGAGGCGTCAGGGTGAGCAGGAAAAATCTTGACCGGATCCATAAAATGGTTGGCCTGCTTTTTCAGAATCCCGATGACCAGCTCTTTACGGCAAGGCTTTACGATGATGTGGCCTTCGGACCGGAGAATCTCGGCATGAATCGCAGGGATATCGCCATCCTGGCTGAAGAGGTGCTCCGGGAACTGAATCTCTGGGAGCTGCGCGATAAACCTCCGGCACACCTCTCGCAGGGTCAAAAGCGCTTTGCCTCCTTTGCCACCGTACTGGTCATGAAGCCGGATGTGATTGTCATGGATGAACCGACGTCGGATCTTGATCCAAAAAACCGGAGAAAACTGATCAACCTGGTAAATTCGCTTGGAATAACAAAAATCACGGTATCACATGACCTCGATTTTATCTGGGACACCTGCGAACGGGTATGCATCATGAACAACGGATGCATTGCTGCCGACGGTCCGACGAGAGAAATTCTCTCCAACAGAACGCTGCTTGAAGCCAACAATCTCGAGCTTCCGCTGCGCTTGCAGGGATTATGA
- a CDS encoding DUF1499 domain-containing protein: protein MSDIFSDAIGAVTAQLSGLWPQPEVSPQLVNGKLRPCPPTPNCVSSESSDLVHRIDPLPFSGSPEEAMARLKKVVKEKGGTVQHEEHWYIWSIFTVPVFGFIDDVEFRLSPEERVIHLRSSSRLGFSDLGVNRARVEELRKAFQR from the coding sequence ATGAGTGATATTTTCAGTGATGCAATCGGGGCGGTAACCGCTCAGCTCTCCGGGTTATGGCCGCAGCCCGAGGTGAGCCCTCAGCTTGTGAATGGAAAGCTCAGGCCTTGCCCCCCGACACCAAACTGTGTAAGCAGTGAGAGCAGCGACCTGGTTCACCGTATCGACCCGCTGCCATTTTCGGGGTCACCTGAAGAGGCTATGGCGCGCTTGAAAAAAGTGGTTAAGGAAAAAGGCGGAACCGTGCAGCACGAAGAGCATTGGTATATCTGGTCGATATTTACGGTACCGGTGTTCGGCTTTATCGATGATGTCGAGTTCAGGCTGAGCCCGGAAGAGCGTGTTATTCATCTACGCTCTTCGTCAAGGCTCGGATTTTCCGATCTCGGTGTAAATCGCGCAAGGGTCGAAGAGCTGAGGAAAGCCTTTCAGAGATGA
- a CDS encoding NYN domain-containing protein, with amino-acid sequence MGRAAVFIDGANLFYTQRHLGWQIDFSRLMAFFMTGYASVEANYYVPASEPVSEENAAFTRVLTAHGFRIISKPVKKIVNKETGEVIMKGNLDVELVVDALIGSERYDTFMLFSGDSDFLPLLRALKEKGKEVIVYSTQGLSARELLAEPNVTYFDLSLLRDRIGHLRSGDTPRADSASTLAHAGFPARLPDVGEHFTGTVLKVKPYGVFLSNPYHVKCLLPLSFLGVSHYIRDLTAIVRMSDVFEVTVFHVNKAKEIPEITVKLIDNVMVEELSSRIAG; translated from the coding sequence ATGGGTCGAGCAGCTGTTTTTATTGACGGCGCAAATCTGTTTTATACGCAGCGCCATCTCGGTTGGCAGATAGATTTTTCCCGGCTGATGGCTTTTTTTATGACAGGATATGCTTCGGTAGAAGCCAATTACTATGTACCGGCATCCGAGCCGGTATCGGAAGAAAATGCGGCATTTACAAGGGTACTGACTGCCCATGGTTTCCGGATCATCTCCAAACCGGTCAAAAAAATTGTCAACAAGGAGACCGGAGAGGTTATCATGAAGGGCAATCTTGATGTCGAGCTTGTTGTCGATGCTTTAATCGGCAGTGAACGCTATGATACCTTTATGCTTTTCAGTGGCGACAGTGATTTTCTTCCTCTGCTCAGAGCCCTGAAAGAGAAGGGAAAAGAGGTTATTGTTTACTCCACCCAGGGACTCAGTGCAAGGGAGCTGCTTGCAGAACCAAATGTGACCTATTTTGACCTTTCACTGCTCAGAGATCGTATCGGGCACCTGCGCAGCGGAGATACTCCTCGTGCTGATTCCGCTTCAACCCTTGCTCATGCCGGGTTTCCGGCTCGACTGCCCGATGTCGGGGAGCATTTTACCGGCACAGTCCTGAAGGTGAAGCCCTACGGAGTTTTTTTGAGCAACCCCTACCATGTCAAATGTCTTCTCCCGCTGAGTTTTCTCGGGGTTAGCCACTATATCAGGGATTTAACGGCGATTGTGCGGATGAGTGATGTTTTTGAGGTGACGGTTTTCCATGTGAATAAAGCAAAGGAGATTCCTGAAATCACCGTCAAGCTCATCGATAACGTGATGGTTGAAGAACTCTCTTCGCGCATTGCGGGTTGA
- a CDS encoding ferrochelatase: MPSKEKIAVILAAHGEAETNLFKENYRVTRQTLAHASLVMPIPALLQRTIAVSSSLKKIIRARTDPRSSPQNRITREQAAALQHYLDASAFQDLPDFEVHAAFSASPPYAESVIEETRDCSGQIIISMAPVDSSLSCGLLCSWLKSSRSPGELGNVRVLSRFWADEQLHRLYLDHLFQSGGDKPKDQPVLRDEGRLLLLLFHGTLVSNENGEVPPFRTGLEGTLGFAERLGNLIPGDSRNPYGRIMTVYLNHDVGGTWTTPSFSEICAQLQKESSLRVDLFACGYFSDGNETIRRADELRSSTSVQDAVLIPCLNTAPEFIAYLGDRVIRAARQITRLR, translated from the coding sequence ATGCCGTCAAAAGAGAAAATAGCCGTTATTCTTGCCGCTCATGGTGAGGCAGAGACCAACCTTTTCAAGGAAAACTATCGCGTAACCCGTCAAACACTTGCTCACGCATCTCTTGTGATGCCGATTCCAGCTCTTTTGCAACGCACGATAGCCGTATCCTCTTCGCTTAAAAAAATTATTCGTGCCCGTACCGATCCCCGCTCTTCTCCCCAAAACCGGATTACCCGAGAGCAGGCCGCAGCCCTGCAGCACTATCTGGATGCATCTGCATTTCAGGATCTTCCGGATTTTGAGGTGCATGCTGCTTTTTCAGCCTCACCGCCCTATGCAGAGAGCGTCATTGAAGAGACACGTGACTGTTCCGGGCAGATAATTATCTCAATGGCACCTGTTGACTCAAGCCTTTCCTGCGGTCTGCTCTGTTCCTGGTTGAAATCTTCGCGCAGCCCGGGGGAGCTCGGAAACGTCAGAGTGTTAAGCAGGTTCTGGGCGGATGAGCAGCTGCACAGGCTTTATCTTGATCACCTGTTTCAATCCGGCGGTGACAAGCCGAAAGATCAACCGGTTCTGAGGGATGAAGGGCGGCTTCTGCTGCTTCTTTTTCACGGTACACTGGTTAGTAACGAAAACGGTGAAGTTCCTCCGTTTCGGACCGGCCTTGAAGGTACCCTCGGTTTTGCCGAACGGCTCGGAAATCTGATTCCCGGTGACAGCCGCAATCCATACGGCAGGATCATGACGGTATACCTCAATCATGATGTTGGCGGAACCTGGACCACCCCCTCTTTTTCTGAAATCTGTGCGCAGCTTCAAAAAGAGAGCTCTTTACGTGTTGATCTTTTTGCCTGCGGATATTTTTCCGACGGAAATGAGACCATTCGCCGTGCTGATGAGCTCAGATCCTCAACGTCGGTACAAGATGCTGTACTTATTCCCTGCCTCAACACTGCCCCCGAGTTTATAGCATATCTTGGTGATCGCGTGATCCGGGCGGCAAGGCAGATAACCCGGTTACGCTAA
- a CDS encoding efflux RND transporter periplasmic adaptor subunit, producing MKTLQKVFPKYSIALGVLFVITVFFLITRGNTVDIEAGEVTNAELVQAIYATGFVEAESIANLNTEFSGTVSYIGAKEGEPVKRGQNIISFSSPQPQFAVSEARSSVAEQDAQARESRAQLKRKKNLYHEGAISRQDLDEAEKKSVQADELLQQKALQLKMRQDDLNKLSVKAPFDGVLTLQNVKEGDYIPVGTLVARVVDPAGYLINVEVDELDIPRIRNGQKATVVFDAYPDQRLSAVVSRIVPQTDKITKTSKIYLTIDKPAGTIQSGMTATANIIYNVKQNALLVRKSSVFEENHQNYVWKIEKGRLKKQPIRQGASDLTFVEVLLGLKKGDKVVLVPDKGLHEGMDVRIVRAGKS from the coding sequence ATGAAGACCTTACAGAAAGTTTTTCCGAAATATTCCATAGCCCTTGGTGTTCTGTTTGTTATTACGGTGTTTTTTTTGATTACAAGGGGAAATACCGTTGATATTGAGGCCGGAGAGGTGACCAATGCTGAACTTGTCCAGGCGATCTATGCTACAGGGTTTGTGGAGGCGGAGTCGATAGCCAACCTCAATACAGAGTTTTCCGGAACCGTCAGTTATATTGGCGCAAAGGAGGGCGAGCCGGTCAAAAGAGGCCAGAACATCATCTCCTTCAGCAGTCCACAGCCCCAGTTTGCCGTCAGTGAAGCGCGTTCATCAGTTGCCGAGCAGGATGCCCAGGCACGGGAGAGCAGAGCGCAACTGAAGAGAAAGAAAAATCTCTACCATGAAGGGGCGATCTCCCGCCAGGATCTTGATGAAGCCGAAAAGAAGAGCGTTCAGGCTGATGAGCTGCTTCAGCAGAAGGCATTACAGTTGAAGATGCGCCAGGATGATCTCAACAAGCTCTCAGTGAAGGCTCCTTTCGACGGGGTACTGACCTTGCAGAACGTCAAAGAGGGTGATTACATCCCCGTTGGTACGCTTGTGGCCAGGGTGGTTGATCCTGCGGGCTATCTGATCAATGTGGAGGTCGATGAACTTGATATCCCCCGTATCCGCAATGGTCAGAAGGCCACGGTTGTCTTTGATGCCTACCCTGATCAGCGGCTTTCAGCAGTTGTTTCGCGCATTGTGCCGCAGACGGACAAAATTACGAAAACCTCAAAGATCTATCTGACCATTGACAAGCCGGCGGGTACTATTCAGTCCGGTATGACTGCGACAGCAAACATCATCTACAACGTAAAGCAAAATGCCCTGCTGGTCAGAAAAAGTTCGGTTTTTGAAGAAAACCATCAGAACTACGTCTGGAAAATCGAAAAGGGACGCCTGAAAAAGCAGCCGATTCGCCAGGGAGCCAGTGACCTGACCTTTGTTGAAGTTCTGCTGGGGCTTAAAAAAGGGGATAAAGTGGTTCTTGTTCCCGACAAGGGACTTCATGAAGGGATGGATGTCAGAATTGTTCGAGCCGGGAAATCCTGA
- the hisI gene encoding phosphoribosyl-AMP cyclohydrolase, whose product MGDNQDNRKSFLDTVKFDEKGLVPAIVQDHETGKVLMMAWMNRESLQMTFDRKKACYWSRSRKELWLKGESSGNMQDVHDILIDCDGDTLLLKVSQTGGACHVGYHSCFYRKANRDMTMDICDTLMFNPEEVYGKKS is encoded by the coding sequence ATGGGCGATAATCAAGATAACAGGAAAAGCTTTCTTGACACCGTAAAGTTCGATGAAAAAGGACTGGTACCGGCAATTGTCCAGGATCATGAAACCGGCAAGGTTCTCATGATGGCATGGATGAACCGCGAAAGCCTTCAAATGACCTTCGACAGAAAGAAAGCCTGCTACTGGAGCCGAAGCCGCAAGGAGCTCTGGCTGAAAGGGGAATCATCCGGCAACATGCAGGATGTTCATGATATTCTTATCGACTGCGATGGCGATACCCTGCTCCTGAAAGTATCCCAGACAGGTGGTGCCTGCCACGTTGGCTACCACTCATGCTTTTATCGCAAGGCAAACCGTGATATGACCATGGATATCTGCGATACGCTGATGTTCAATCCGGAAGAGGTTTATGGTAAAAAAAGCTGA
- the ubiE gene encoding bifunctional demethylmenaquinone methyltransferase/2-methoxy-6-polyprenyl-1,4-benzoquinol methylase UbiE, whose amino-acid sequence MVKKAEPMANQSKENAKSLNRTKSRASIQQMFDEVAPTYDFLNHLLSLGIDNYWRANATGRAKKLLQNTPLPRILDVATGTGDLAASMAKIAGAKVTALDLSPEMLVLARKKYPEITFLEGYAEKLPFNDASFDIVSAGFGVRNFEDLEKGMQEFHRVLKPGGHTLIIEPMIPRNDVMKKLYLIYFKKVLPKIAGLFSKSTFAYDYLPHSVEKFPQAEAFTAILCKAGFSKADYFPMTFETSILYVARK is encoded by the coding sequence ATGGTAAAAAAAGCTGAACCAATGGCAAATCAATCCAAAGAGAACGCCAAATCCCTGAACCGGACCAAATCGAGAGCCTCGATTCAGCAGATGTTTGATGAGGTTGCTCCGACCTATGATTTTTTAAATCACCTCTTGAGCCTCGGAATAGACAATTACTGGAGGGCAAACGCCACCGGCAGGGCAAAAAAACTGTTGCAGAACACTCCTCTGCCTCGAATTCTTGATGTTGCCACCGGAACCGGTGACCTGGCTGCCTCCATGGCAAAAATAGCGGGGGCAAAAGTTACGGCACTTGATCTTTCACCTGAAATGCTGGTGCTCGCAAGAAAAAAATACCCGGAGATAACGTTTCTTGAGGGGTATGCAGAAAAACTGCCCTTCAATGATGCAAGTTTCGATATAGTCAGCGCAGGGTTCGGCGTAAGAAACTTTGAAGACCTTGAAAAGGGAATGCAGGAGTTCCACCGGGTGCTCAAACCGGGGGGCCACACCCTCATTATTGAGCCGATGATACCGAGAAACGACGTGATGAAAAAGCTTTATCTCATCTACTTCAAGAAGGTACTGCCGAAAATCGCGGGTCTGTTCAGCAAATCCACCTTTGCCTATGACTACCTGCCCCACTCGGTTGAAAAGTTTCCACAGGCTGAAGCATTCACTGCAATCCTGTGCAAAGCAGGATTCAGCAAGGCGGACTATTTCCCCATGACCTTTGAAACCTCGATTCTCTACGTTGCGCGGAAATAA
- a CDS encoding VanZ family protein: MKEKKRYMMLLSRLMLTAAVALISLQATVRSGVNLHVENGDKLLHFLAFAVLAVLVDFAFPKSRFGVFKIIPLILYGLAIEYVQSFLPYRSASLADLLVDIVGIGSYLVSIPMLQRLPLLQARWAV, encoded by the coding sequence ATGAAAGAGAAAAAACGGTATATGATGCTCCTCTCCCGGCTGATGCTGACCGCTGCGGTGGCACTTATAAGCTTGCAGGCAACGGTTCGGAGCGGAGTGAACCTGCATGTCGAAAACGGTGACAAGCTGCTTCATTTTCTGGCCTTTGCTGTGCTTGCCGTGCTTGTGGATTTTGCTTTTCCGAAGAGCCGCTTCGGGGTGTTCAAGATCATACCGCTCATTCTTTATGGCCTTGCCATTGAGTATGTGCAGTCATTTCTGCCCTACCGATCGGCCTCTCTGGCCGATCTGCTTGTCGATATTGTCGGTATAGGCAGTTACCTTGTTTCCATTCCGATGCTTCAGCGTCTCCCTCTGCTTCAGGCTCGATGGGCGGTGTGA